Sequence from the Leptospira dzoumogneensis genome:
CTCCGATCTTTATAACCAAAAGGTGGATCAACTCCTGGGAGAATGTGCGGATGCGATTGTTTCCATCGAGCAAAAGTCCGGACCCGGCGCTGCCGCAAAAGGATATGCAGGAAGAGAAGTTTCCAATAACCAACATAAACTTCAGATCGCTTATTACCAATTCATCCAAGCGGAGAAGATGAGAAGGGATTCCAGATTTAAGGAAAGTCTCATGCATCTTAGGATCGCGAAAGAATACGGGATTTCTATCCTCAGCAAATTAAAGACCGAAGAGGAAAGCAAGAATGTCCGGGAGAAATACAAAGTGGATCTGAGCGATAACCGCAATATGGTTTACGCAGAATCCAAACTATAAAAGATCTCCGGAAGGAAAACTTCGGATTCCTTCCTTGACGTATCGTATGGGGATAACAGGCTATGCCTGATATCCCCGGAGAAATAAATTTCCATACGTGATACGAAAAATTTTCCTTATTCCTTTACTCCTCATTTTTTCATTCTCCGTTTCTTCTCAAGAAACAATCCCGAAAAGAACCTATAATATAGTCATAGATCCGGGGCACGGTGGTTTGGACTTAAAACCTAAAGAGGAACACGGAGACAAATACGATCCGATCTCGAATAAATATCTGGAACCTTATAAAGCGGGAGCCCAAACAAAATCCAGAAGAGAAAGCGAAGTGGTGCTGGCTCTCGCAAAAGAAGTAAAAGAAATTTTAGATCTTACAAAAACTGCGGAAGGATTCGAAACATTCAGATCTCACGCAAAAAAATTCACGAACGAACCGTTACCTTGGATACGAATCGATTCGGATCTAACCAGAGAGGAAACGGCAAAAGAAGAAGGAGCAGATCTATCTTCCGACCCGAATGCTTTTTACAGATTATACGATTATCCGGATAAAAAAACGGGCAAGCTCAAACCCGGAAGAATTTCCAGGATCAATGCCGCTCGACCTTATTTAGTTCTGTCTCTGCATTTGAATCCAAGTTGGAAGGGACATCCTGGCGGAATGGCGGCAGTTCTTTCTCCTTCTTATAGAACATTCTATAATTTACGAAAAATTTCGGAAGGAAAATCTTCCAAGTCTTTCGAAGACGGGCCTTGGAGTGAATGGATGCGCTTCAAAATGGAATGGTCCCGTTTAGAAAATGCAGTGGCGGATGCTTGGATCTATTTTAACGGATACTGGCCGAATAAATCCGGAAAAAAAACGGACCTTTCCAATTTCGAAGGATACCGCCAAAATATGGTGACTTGGAAATATGCGGATCCTTCTGGCTGGATCGATAAAGCGGTGTTAGACGGTCCTGGGCCTTATGCCAAAAAACATTCGGAATATTCCGCAAAAGGAAAGTTTTGGGATAGAGAAAGAGCTGAACCTGAACTCTGGAGAAGAGAAGACGGTGCAGAAGGATTCGGAGGAGACAATCATTACGCCGCCGCGGAACTAATGAGGTTCTTGCAATATGGCCTTAGGACTTTGCCTAATTCAGAAGAGGAATTATCTAATCCGGGTCCGATCAATAAACCGTATATCTCTACGTATAGCCTTCCTACATTTATCAATGCGATCTCCGCTTATTTAGAGATCGGTTATATTGATAAGGAGAAGGACATGAAAATCCTGACCCAAAGAAGAAAAGACACTGCGATCAGTTTGGCGGTAGGTGTTTATTCCTTATTTCATGGCATCAAGATCAAGTCTGCGGATCTACCTTATACTCCTAAAGGGAAGAAGATAGACTGGGCGCGTTATGAGAACTTGAAAGAAGGAAATTATTTCAGGGTGGTAAGGGAGGATTGATTCCCTGTTGATATTTATCAATAGCCCATTTTCCCATTTATCGTAAAAATTATGAATGACAGCAGTCACATTTTTCTATACATACGTTAAACTCATTTTTCAAGTTATTCTCCTTTGATAAATGGATTTTAGGTCGGGATTGGCGATAATGGATCAGGAAACAGATCGTCATTGGATCAATATTTTTGCAGCGTTTTTTGTCGCTTCATTGCCTATCCTGATCATCCAAGTTTTCCATCCATCCGTTTATTTTGAATCTAAGATCCCTCCTTATCTCGTTTTTCATAATATCGCCGAGTCATTTAGTATTATCGTATCCATGTCTATCTTTGGAGTGGGATGGTTTACTTATGCGCAAAGTAAGGATAAGCATACTCTATTTTTAGCGACCGCTTTTTTGGGGATCGCTTTAATCGATATGATGCACATGCTGGGATATTCCGGTATGCCGGATTTACTTACCCCCAATTCTCCCAATAAGTCCACTCTGTTTTGGATCACAGTTCGTTTCTTTGCGGCAATTTCATTTTTGATGAGTGCGTTTATCCCGAAGGAGAACGGTCTGCTTAAGTGGAAGAGTTGGACACTTTTAGCGCCGATCCTGGTTTCCGCTTTTACGTTTGTTACGGTAACTTATTATCCGGATCTTCTTCCTGCTACTTTTTCTCCCGAGGCCGGTTTAACAAATTTCAAAAAGGTCTCGGAATTCGTTATTATTTTTATCCTAATACTTGCTCTGGTCGCTTATTGGTTCAGAATACCAAAATTCGGCTGGGATCATACTAAATATTATATATACGCATTCGTATTTTGTATATCGAGCGAACTTGTATTTGCGATATACACTACTGTATTCGATATATATAATGTATTAGGTCACGTATATAAGATTGTGTCCTTCTTCCTTATTTACAGAGGGGTTTTTATTTCCACTATCAACAGTCCTTATCGAAACGTCTTAGAAACGAATGAGAAGTTGTCCAAGTCTTTGGCTGAAAAGGAGAATTTAATCCGGGAAATATATCATCGTTCTAATAACACTTTGCAAGTGATCGGCAGTATGATCTATCTGCAAGCGGAGGCATATCCGGATAGTCAGGAAGTTAAAACGGTCGTATATAGGACCCAGGATCGTATACAGGCTATTTCTCTAGTGCATAGGTTACTGTTTTCCGGGCAGGATCTGTCTTCCGTCCCGATCAAACAGTATATCTCCGATTTATTAAATTATACGCTGCAGGCTAACGCCAATAGTTCCTGCCAGTTAAAATTGAATATGGATGTGGAGGATAAAAAAGTCCTTTTTGATGTGGTAATTCCTATAGGTTTGATCCTTTCCGAACTTTTGAATAATTCGATCAAATACGCTTTTCCGGAGGCTTCTTCCGGAAATATCTCGATCACTTTTAGGGAAAGGCAGGACGGCAGATTTCACTTAACGTATTCGGACGATGGGATCGGGATGAAAGAAAATTATAATTTTAAGGACTGCAGTTCTTTAGGAATACAACTTGTCAAAGGGATTTCGGAGAGCCAATTGTCCGGAAAAATACATTTTAAGACAGGCCCTAAATTTCATTGCGAGATCGATTTTCCGATTAATATATATAGGAAACGGGTGTAGTCTTAAATGAACAATTTAAACGTACTTATTGTAGAAGACGAGGTCTTAACGGCCATGGTGATCCGAAGGGAATTAAGGAAGATCGGATGTAATGTGGTAGAACTCGCCACTTCCGGAGAAGATGCGGTCCGAATTGCGAAGGAGGATAGACCGGATCTGATCTTAATGGATATTACTCTTGCCGGAGAGATGGATGGGATTACTGCGGCTTCCGAGATAAAAGAATATCTTGATGTTCCTATCGTTTTTGTCACCGGCTATCAAGATAAGGCGACTAGAGAAAGGGCTTCCTTGACCAAGCCCTTAGGTTATTTTGTAAAACCTTTACAGATCGACCAACTGAAAAATTTGATAGACTCTCATTTCTGATCTTTCTTTAAATATTCTTCTCAATACCGAAACTTAAGCTTAATACTGAAACGGATTTGCTGAATTGGAATTGAGCCAATTGGATATCTTTCGCGGAAAAGATAGAATGTGCAAGAGCCCAATCCGAAGATCCACTTCCTTGCATAGATTTTGGAAAAGCATATTCAACGGCCAAGTGGATCGCGGAACCGTTCGAAGTATAATATCCTAAACCTCCCGCAAGATGATGTTCATTCGTAGTCCCGAGCATTGGATTCAATCCCTGAGGGGTCATAGGAGTTTTGGCATAACTGTATCCTGCTCTGAACCTAAATCCATATTTCCATTCGTATTCCGCACCGAATGCGAAACAATATTGGTCTCTCCATCTGAAATTCATCTGCATTACGTTAGATTCTAGACCGATCGGAGTGGTTAATAACGGTTGTTCCAGGATGAATCGATTCGTGCGAAAACTTTGGGACCAAGGAATGAATTTGATATCAAAATCGAAGATCCAGGAATTATTACGATAAGAGATCCCGAATATATGTCTGTCCGGCCAAACCATATATCTGGAGACTCTGGATCCGTTCTTAACGATAGGATCTTCTCCTTCTACTTTCATTTGTCCGTCCATATGTAGAACGTTTCGCAGGGTATATGAATAGGCTACTCGAACATTAGAGGAAAGTTCATAAGAAAATCCTAATTTCCCCCCGTAAGAGTAGGCGGGATCGCTATTATATGCGAGGCTGCCCGGCAGTTCGACTGTCCTGCTCAGATCCAAGTTTGTCTTCTTCATTTCCATGAATGCATACGCAAGATCGAGTCCTAAACCCACTGATAAATTTCCGAATCTATATCCGGCGCCTATAGTCAGCTTAGTCAGCATAAATTTGAATTTTAGATCTTCTTGTACCTTTCTTTCCGTTCCGAAAGGAACATTGCCTCTTAATGTATCATTTAAACTTTGTTTTCCGGGCGATATGCGGGTGATATTCGAAAAAGAACCTCCTCCTCCGCCTTGTGTATATAATGCAAATCCGATCCCGAGACGATCCGTGACAGGATGGATATAGCCCATATAAGGAAAAACGGCTCTTGGAGTTTCTATTATATTATTTTGGTAG
This genomic interval carries:
- a CDS encoding N-acetylmuramoyl-L-alanine amidase, translated to MIRKIFLIPLLLIFSFSVSSQETIPKRTYNIVIDPGHGGLDLKPKEEHGDKYDPISNKYLEPYKAGAQTKSRRESEVVLALAKEVKEILDLTKTAEGFETFRSHAKKFTNEPLPWIRIDSDLTREETAKEEGADLSSDPNAFYRLYDYPDKKTGKLKPGRISRINAARPYLVLSLHLNPSWKGHPGGMAAVLSPSYRTFYNLRKISEGKSSKSFEDGPWSEWMRFKMEWSRLENAVADAWIYFNGYWPNKSGKKTDLSNFEGYRQNMVTWKYADPSGWIDKAVLDGPGPYAKKHSEYSAKGKFWDRERAEPELWRREDGAEGFGGDNHYAAAELMRFLQYGLRTLPNSEEELSNPGPINKPYISTYSLPTFINAISAYLEIGYIDKEKDMKILTQRRKDTAISLAVGVYSLFHGIKIKSADLPYTPKGKKIDWARYENLKEGNYFRVVRED
- a CDS encoding MASE3 domain-containing protein, giving the protein MDQETDRHWINIFAAFFVASLPILIIQVFHPSVYFESKIPPYLVFHNIAESFSIIVSMSIFGVGWFTYAQSKDKHTLFLATAFLGIALIDMMHMLGYSGMPDLLTPNSPNKSTLFWITVRFFAAISFLMSAFIPKENGLLKWKSWTLLAPILVSAFTFVTVTYYPDLLPATFSPEAGLTNFKKVSEFVIIFILILALVAYWFRIPKFGWDHTKYYIYAFVFCISSELVFAIYTTVFDIYNVLGHVYKIVSFFLIYRGVFISTINSPYRNVLETNEKLSKSLAEKENLIREIYHRSNNTLQVIGSMIYLQAEAYPDSQEVKTVVYRTQDRIQAISLVHRLLFSGQDLSSVPIKQYISDLLNYTLQANANSSCQLKLNMDVEDKKVLFDVVIPIGLILSELLNNSIKYAFPEASSGNISITFRERQDGRFHLTYSDDGIGMKENYNFKDCSSLGIQLVKGISESQLSGKIHFKTGPKFHCEIDFPINIYRKRV
- a CDS encoding response regulator translates to MNNLNVLIVEDEVLTAMVIRRELRKIGCNVVELATSGEDAVRIAKEDRPDLILMDITLAGEMDGITAASEIKEYLDVPIVFVTGYQDKATRERASLTKPLGYFVKPLQIDQLKNLIDSHF
- a CDS encoding OmpP1/FadL family transporter, which codes for MSKSNGPKRATGPLLPILLLLFSSIYSSVYGFQGIMPTSFGARQAGMGGAFQAVGGSVMDLESNPSHLARLTTPKWEFGTSVHFAKIEYSDSFIDQDPKLSYQNNIIETPRAVFPYMGYIHPVTDRLGIGFALYTQGGGGGSFSNITRISPGKQSLNDTLRGNVPFGTERKVQEDLKFKFMLTKLTIGAGYRFGNLSVGLGLDLAYAFMEMKKTNLDLSRTVELPGSLAYNSDPAYSYGGKLGFSYELSSNVRVAYSYTLRNVLHMDGQMKVEGEDPIVKNGSRVSRYMVWPDRHIFGISYRNNSWIFDFDIKFIPWSQSFRTNRFILEQPLLTTPIGLESNVMQMNFRWRDQYCFAFGAEYEWKYGFRFRAGYSYAKTPMTPQGLNPMLGTTNEHHLAGGLGYYTSNGSAIHLAVEYAFPKSMQGSGSSDWALAHSIFSAKDIQLAQFQFSKSVSVLSLSFGIEKNI